In Deinococcus proteolyticus MRP, a single genomic region encodes these proteins:
- the dcd gene encoding dCTP deaminase, whose protein sequence is MSIVTHKNLSGAINKGIDSVLIDPLLDESQIGNISVDLRLGYDFLVSIKTRSSYISLDKHGNYRSTTSYFQNTRRDVGDGFLVYPGQLVLTTSLEYVKLPGNIYAEIITRSSYNRLGIRLSTTLQPGFRGCVPIEIANDSNNPVELIIGSRLIQMKLYSIDEDLDYGSSSRKYYGDTSPNSSRASEDYEIALLASMSKKSKIL, encoded by the coding sequence ATGTCAATAGTAACGCATAAAAATCTGTCTGGTGCTATAAATAAAGGCATTGACAGCGTGCTTATTGATCCGTTACTTGATGAATCACAAATCGGTAACATTTCCGTTGATTTAAGGCTTGGATACGACTTTCTTGTATCCATAAAGACCCGTTCATCCTATATATCACTTGATAAACATGGAAATTATAGAAGTACCACATCCTATTTTCAAAATACTAGACGTGATGTAGGTGATGGCTTCTTGGTATATCCAGGACAGTTAGTTCTGACAACGAGTTTAGAATATGTAAAATTACCAGGAAACATCTATGCTGAGATAATAACTCGCAGTAGCTACAACCGTTTGGGCATAAGGCTATCAACTACTTTGCAGCCCGGATTCAGGGGATGTGTACCTATAGAAATTGCTAACGATAGCAATAATCCTGTAGAGCTTATAATTGGTAGTAGGTTAATACAGATGAAACTCTATTCAATCGACGAAGATCTTGATTATGGATCTTCATCTAGAAAATATTATGGGGATACTTCACCAAATTCCTCTAGAGCATCTGAAGATTATGAAATAGCTTTACTCGCTTCAATGAGTAAAAAATCTAAAATTCTATAG
- the purC gene encoding phosphoribosylaminoimidazolesuccinocarboxamide synthase — protein MNSSAPLYEGKAKKVFATENPAEYIVQYKDDATAFNAQKRGEWAGKGATNNAITAHLFPLLEAAGIPTHFIEQLSDTEQRVKAVTIVPVEVIVRNIAAGSFSKRLGVEEGEKLSRPVVEYCYKSDALGDPLINTDTALALGWASEEDLTRIRELALKVRDFLVPYFEKRGVTLVDFKLEFGKLPGGEIVLADEISPDTCRFWDAQTGEKLDKDRFRRDLGGEAEAYAEMLRRVTSEV, from the coding sequence ATGAACAGCAGCGCACCTCTGTACGAGGGCAAGGCCAAAAAGGTCTTTGCCACTGAGAACCCCGCCGAGTACATCGTCCAGTACAAGGACGACGCCACCGCCTTCAACGCCCAGAAGCGCGGCGAGTGGGCCGGCAAGGGAGCTACCAACAACGCGATTACCGCGCACCTGTTTCCTCTGCTGGAAGCTGCCGGTATCCCCACGCACTTTATTGAGCAGCTCTCCGACACCGAGCAGCGCGTGAAGGCCGTGACCATCGTGCCGGTAGAAGTAATCGTGCGGAACATTGCCGCCGGAAGCTTCAGCAAGCGCCTGGGCGTGGAAGAAGGCGAGAAACTCAGCCGCCCCGTGGTGGAGTACTGCTACAAGTCCGACGCGCTGGGCGACCCGCTGATTAACACCGACACCGCTTTAGCCCTCGGTTGGGCCAGCGAAGAAGACCTGACCCGTATCCGCGAGCTGGCGCTGAAAGTGCGTGACTTCCTGGTGCCCTACTTCGAGAAGCGGGGCGTGACCCTGGTGGACTTCAAGTTGGAATTCGGCAAGCTGCCGGGCGGTGAAATCGTGCTGGCCGACGAAATCAGCCCCGATACCTGCCGCTTCTGGGACGCTCAGACCGGCGAAAAGCTCGACAAGGACCGCTTCCGCCGCGACCTGGGTGGAGAAGCCGAGGCCTACGCCGAGATGCTGCGGCGCGTGACCAGCGAGGTCTAA
- a CDS encoding ribbon-helix-helix domain-containing protein yields the protein MSYATRISATLPTELSRFLDDYQKRHGLDTRSAALAEAVRALQTSELEAAYRDLGTAQAEGLELYPADNADGLEQP from the coding sequence ATGAGTTATGCCACTCGAATCAGTGCGACTTTGCCCACGGAACTGAGCCGTTTTTTGGACGACTACCAGAAGCGGCACGGGCTGGACACCCGCAGCGCTGCACTGGCCGAAGCGGTTCGGGCGCTGCAAACCAGTGAGCTGGAGGCCGCCTACCGCGACCTGGGCACTGCACAGGCTGAAGGGCTAGAACTCTACCCCGCTGACAATGCAGACGGCCTGGAGCAACCTTGA
- the purS gene encoding phosphoribosylformylglycinamidine synthase subunit PurS — protein sequence MPQYNAKVYVTLKPSILDPQGRTVERALSHLGQSNVSGVRVGKYIELQLTGERGDVEAQLKDMAENVLSNPIMEDVKWEVEEAAQ from the coding sequence ATGCCTCAATACAACGCCAAAGTTTACGTGACCCTCAAGCCTTCTATCCTCGACCCACAGGGCCGCACGGTGGAGCGCGCGCTCTCGCACCTGGGCCAGAGCAACGTGAGCGGCGTGCGTGTGGGCAAGTATATCGAGCTGCAACTGACCGGCGAGCGCGGCGACGTGGAAGCCCAGCTCAAGGACATGGCCGAGAACGTGCTGAGCAACCCCATCATGGAAGACGTGAAGTGGGAAGTGGAGGAGGCCGCGCAGTGA
- the purF gene encoding amidophosphoribosyltransferase, giving the protein MIFDPATDKPQDECGVFGIYSPQPQDLAWMTYLGLFALQHRGQEAAGICVSNGEKLHVEKDLGLVTQVFTPERMASFSLPDARVGIGHVRYSTTGSNLRFNAQPLNTRTNKGILGFAHNGNFVNALEVRAEMLEEGALFQTTNDSEVMLNLIARESGKDLVEAAAHAMQRLKGGYACVLMSRTQLIGFRDPNGVRPLVLGQREDGAYVLASEPCALYAVGARLLRDVQPGELVSIDEQGLHSLMVEPAQPTPCSFEWIYFARSDSQLDGVDVHESRIRMGEQLAREKPVEADVVVPVPDSGIGAAIGYARESGIPFDYGLYKNPYAGRTFIAPTQEARELKVKMKLSPTSAIRGKRVVLVDDSIVRGTTSRQIVNLLREAGAAEVHFRVSSPPITHPCFYGIDTAARKELVASTHSVEEIRDLIGADTLAFISEGGLREAIGGQGLCGACFTGDYPAGVPLLNDVDKLALEG; this is encoded by the coding sequence ATGATTTTTGACCCCGCTACCGACAAACCCCAAGACGAATGCGGCGTCTTCGGCATCTATTCTCCCCAGCCGCAGGACCTGGCCTGGATGACCTACCTGGGCCTGTTCGCCCTGCAGCACCGTGGCCAGGAGGCGGCCGGGATCTGCGTCAGCAACGGCGAGAAGCTGCACGTGGAAAAGGACCTGGGCCTGGTCACGCAGGTGTTCACGCCCGAGCGGATGGCGTCGTTCAGCCTGCCGGACGCCCGCGTGGGCATCGGGCACGTGCGCTACTCCACCACCGGCTCCAACCTGCGCTTCAACGCCCAGCCGCTGAACACCCGCACCAACAAGGGCATTCTGGGCTTTGCCCACAACGGCAACTTCGTGAACGCCCTGGAAGTCCGCGCCGAGATGCTGGAAGAAGGCGCCCTGTTCCAGACCACCAACGACTCTGAGGTGATGCTGAACCTGATTGCCCGTGAAAGCGGCAAGGACCTGGTCGAGGCGGCGGCCCACGCCATGCAGCGTCTCAAGGGTGGCTACGCCTGCGTGCTGATGAGCCGCACCCAGCTGATCGGTTTCCGCGACCCCAACGGCGTGCGCCCGCTGGTGCTGGGGCAGCGTGAGGACGGGGCTTACGTGCTGGCCTCCGAGCCGTGTGCCCTGTACGCGGTGGGGGCCCGCCTGCTGCGCGACGTGCAGCCCGGCGAGCTGGTCAGCATCGACGAGCAGGGCCTGCACTCGCTGATGGTGGAGCCTGCTCAGCCCACGCCCTGCTCGTTCGAGTGGATTTACTTTGCCCGCAGCGACAGCCAGCTGGACGGGGTAGACGTGCACGAAAGCCGCATTCGCATGGGCGAGCAACTGGCCCGCGAGAAGCCCGTAGAAGCCGACGTGGTGGTGCCTGTGCCCGACTCCGGCATCGGGGCCGCCATCGGCTACGCCCGCGAGAGCGGTATTCCCTTCGACTACGGCCTGTACAAGAACCCCTACGCGGGCCGCACCTTTATCGCGCCCACCCAGGAAGCCCGCGAGCTGAAGGTCAAGATGAAGCTGAGCCCCACCTCCGCCATTCGCGGTAAGCGCGTGGTGCTGGTAGACGACTCCATCGTGCGCGGCACCACCAGCCGCCAAATCGTAAACCTGCTGCGCGAAGCGGGGGCCGCCGAGGTCCACTTCCGCGTGAGCAGCCCGCCCATCACCCACCCGTGCTTTTACGGCATCGACACCGCCGCCCGCAAGGAGCTGGTGGCCTCTACCCACAGCGTGGAAGAAATCCGCGACCTGATTGGGGCCGACACCCTCGCCTTTATCAGCGAAGGCGGCCTGCGTGAAGCTATCGGGGGCCAGGGCCTCTGCGGGGCGTGCTTTACGGGCGACTACCCTGCGGGCGTGCCGCTGCTGAACGACGTGGATAAGCTGGCGCTGGAGGGGTGA
- a CDS encoding histidine phosphatase family protein, with product MNLLLIRHAQSANNLLYAETGSSEGRHPDPPLTDLGHAQAAALAQFACSDATFGRVTHLYSSLMRRSVQTAAPLAQALGLPVQGLALAHEAGGIFGKDEAGERQALAGAAHADLLADNPALLWPPELDMQEPWAGGFEHYADDDRVLQQRAAALLRQLRGHHAPAGEAGETVALVTHGHFTQYLLREVTGHGSAYFRVFNTATTLLTLHGPETPAEWGPLVVWVNRFDHLAPEQVSV from the coding sequence ATGAACTTGCTCCTCATCCGTCATGCCCAGTCTGCCAACAACCTGCTGTACGCCGAAACAGGGAGCAGCGAAGGCCGCCACCCCGACCCACCACTGACCGACCTGGGCCACGCTCAGGCGGCGGCTTTGGCGCAGTTTGCCTGTAGCGACGCCACCTTTGGGCGGGTTACCCACCTCTATTCCAGCCTGATGCGCCGCTCGGTGCAGACGGCGGCTCCGCTGGCGCAGGCGCTGGGGCTGCCCGTGCAGGGGCTGGCGCTGGCGCATGAGGCGGGCGGCATCTTCGGCAAGGACGAGGCGGGCGAGCGGCAGGCGCTGGCGGGTGCGGCGCACGCCGACCTGCTGGCGGACAACCCCGCGCTGCTGTGGCCGCCAGAGCTAGATATGCAGGAGCCTTGGGCGGGTGGCTTCGAGCACTATGCGGACGATGACCGCGTGCTTCAGCAGCGGGCCGCCGCGCTGCTGCGGCAGTTGCGCGGGCACCATGCGCCAGCGGGCGAGGCGGGGGAGACGGTGGCGCTGGTCACGCACGGGCACTTTACCCAGTACCTGCTGCGCGAGGTGACCGGGCATGGCAGCGCCTATTTCCGCGTGTTCAACACGGCCACCACGCTGCTTACCCTGCACGGCCCCGAAACTCCCGCCGAGTGGGGGCCGCTGGTGGTCTGGGTGAACCGCTTCGACCACCTTGCACCCGAGCAGGTGTCGGTGTAG
- the purQ gene encoding phosphoribosylformylglycinamidine synthase subunit PurQ, producing MKTAVVQFPGSNCDTDALEAAKLLLDKDAEFVWHTETELPEGTELVFIPGGFSYGDHLRSGAIAARSPIMNAVKAHAEAGGCVLGVCNGFQVLTESGLLPGALSRNRDLHFHCAPVHLVVENADTDFSRAYEKGQVIEIPIAHGEGNFYADAETIGRLETEGRVVFRYKDNPNGSLNDIAGIVNEGGNVLGMMPHPERAVELLLGSEDGRGVFESLKRRK from the coding sequence GTGAAAACTGCCGTCGTTCAATTCCCCGGCTCCAACTGCGACACCGACGCTTTGGAAGCCGCCAAGTTGCTGCTGGACAAGGACGCCGAGTTCGTCTGGCACACCGAAACCGAGCTGCCGGAAGGCACCGAACTGGTGTTCATTCCTGGGGGCTTCAGCTACGGCGACCACCTCCGCAGCGGCGCGATTGCCGCCCGCAGCCCCATCATGAATGCCGTCAAGGCCCACGCTGAAGCGGGCGGTTGCGTGCTGGGCGTGTGCAACGGCTTTCAGGTACTGACCGAAAGTGGCCTGTTGCCCGGAGCACTCAGCCGCAACCGTGACCTGCACTTCCACTGCGCTCCCGTGCATCTGGTGGTGGAAAACGCCGACACCGACTTCAGCCGCGCCTACGAGAAGGGACAGGTCATCGAAATCCCTATCGCGCACGGCGAAGGCAACTTCTACGCCGATGCCGAAACCATTGGCCGCCTGGAAACCGAGGGCCGCGTGGTGTTCCGCTACAAGGACAACCCCAACGGCAGCCTCAACGACATCGCGGGCATCGTGAACGAAGGCGGCAACGTGCTGGGCATGATGCCCCACCCCGAGCGGGCCGTGGAACTGCTGCTGGGCAGTGAGGATGGTCGGGGCGTGTTCGAGTCGCTGAAGCGCAGGAAGTAA
- a CDS encoding type II toxin-antitoxin system PemK/MazF family toxin → MKLVRRGDIWLINYRPDGREGEAAQVHPGVIVSNNANNAGAHLLMTVPLTSNVERVYVTNVILPNQRTGLDHDSKAQVEAMRAAHASRLIKRLGHVPDDLMAELDGKLRMHLGL, encoded by the coding sequence TTGAAACTCGTCCGGCGCGGCGACATCTGGCTGATCAATTACCGCCCCGATGGCCGCGAGGGAGAAGCGGCGCAGGTTCACCCTGGCGTCATCGTCAGCAACAATGCCAACAACGCCGGGGCACACCTGCTGATGACGGTTCCGCTCACCAGCAACGTGGAGCGCGTGTACGTAACCAACGTGATTCTGCCCAACCAGCGCACAGGTCTGGACCATGACAGCAAAGCGCAGGTGGAAGCCATGCGGGCGGCCCACGCCAGCCGCCTCATCAAACGGCTGGGGCATGTGCCGGATGACTTGATGGCAGAGTTGGATGGGAAGCTAAGGATGCATTTGGGGTTGTGA
- a CDS encoding TatD family hydrolase, whose product MIDTHCHLDYLDAPASARGELGLSGMVCIGAGIQHARSAVALAEQFPDVWATVGIHPTGTEDDTPEHRAELERLAEHPRVVGIGESGLDDYWDAGQRPQQLAALEWQLDLAGRTGKPLVIHVRDKRGEDSAHRGLLDVLPHWEHVRLILHCFSGNRDLLAYGLEQGHHFSFAGNVTYKNAPEIQAAAREVPLDRLLLETDAPFLAPVPKRGKPNRPGYVRHTLEFVAALRGLDPAELEAQTTHNAQRVYSLTLPAAGA is encoded by the coding sequence ATGATTGATACCCACTGCCACCTCGACTACCTGGACGCCCCCGCATCGGCACGCGGCGAACTGGGCCTGAGCGGCATGGTCTGTATCGGGGCCGGCATCCAGCACGCCCGCAGCGCCGTGGCCCTGGCCGAGCAGTTCCCCGATGTCTGGGCCACCGTCGGTATTCACCCCACCGGCACCGAAGACGACACCCCGGAGCACCGAGCCGAGCTGGAGCGGCTGGCGGAGCATCCCCGCGTGGTCGGTATCGGGGAAAGCGGGCTGGACGACTACTGGGACGCGGGACAGCGCCCGCAGCAGCTGGCGGCCCTGGAATGGCAGCTGGACCTGGCCGGCCGCACCGGCAAGCCGCTGGTGATTCACGTGCGCGACAAACGGGGCGAGGACAGTGCCCACCGGGGATTGCTGGACGTGCTGCCGCACTGGGAGCATGTGCGGCTGATTCTGCACTGCTTTTCAGGGAACCGCGACTTGCTGGCCTACGGGCTGGAGCAGGGGCACCACTTCAGCTTTGCCGGCAACGTGACGTACAAAAACGCCCCCGAGATTCAGGCCGCCGCCCGTGAGGTGCCCCTGGACCGCCTGCTGCTGGAAACGGACGCTCCCTTTCTGGCTCCGGTGCCGAAACGGGGCAAGCCCAACCGCCCCGGCTACGTGCGGCACACGCTGGAGTTCGTGGCGGCCCTGCGCGGTCTAGACCCCGCCGAGTTAGAAGCCCAGACCACCCACAACGCGCAGCGGGTGTACAGCCTGACTCTGCCAGCAGCTGGAGCCTGA
- the purL gene encoding phosphoribosylformylglycinamidine synthase subunit PurL, translating to MTQATLRDQAATFGLSTEEFDILVERIGREPNALEAAIVGAMWSEHCGYKNSRPLFKVFPTEGPQVLQGPGENAGVIDIGEGYGVAFKMESHNHPSAVEPVQGAATGVGGILRDIFAMGARPFAVLDSLRFGDPESPRTRFLLNGVVDGISHYGNAIGVPTVGGETIFHPSYQENPLVNVMALGLLRHEDLAKGTMGEVGNQIIYVGSKTGRDGLGGAVFSSADLSAASQADRPAVQVGDPFMEKLLLEATLEAIQAGLVAGVQDMGAAGLVSSTCEMAYRAGLGISMNLNDVPTRETGMVPMELCLSESQERMILVPVPGKEQELYDLLAKWELDVVNIGQVEDHQNYRLIWDGEVVCDLPVDLLNEAPKYTREGVENPDIIAKREMDLSGIQMPNDLGAVLTDLLSHPTIASKKPIFERYDHQVMTNTVVVPGAADAAVMRVRGTSIGVAATSDCNPRFVYLNPYTGAAAAVAEAARNLACVGATPLAITDNLNFGNPHDLGVYYQLQQAVQGIADACRALNTPVTGGNVSLYNQYVEGDQKVAIHPTPTIGMVGVLPDVTKHVGQQVPVGPHSLYLLGELAQTIGASQYLETVHGLEAGQVPALDLELHRKVIDGTLALIREGLAAAAHDASEGGLSVALAEMLLGGTQGASITLDAPLDTRADALLFGETHSSIVVAVPVGQETAAEARLGELDVPFKLLGDVNEQSGERLTVALPQHGLNFSVSIDAMKQAHSGALREILA from the coding sequence ATGACTCAAGCAACCCTCCGTGACCAAGCCGCCACCTTCGGCCTTTCTACCGAAGAATTTGACATCCTCGTCGAGCGCATCGGGCGCGAACCTAATGCGCTGGAAGCCGCCATCGTGGGCGCGATGTGGTCCGAGCACTGTGGCTACAAGAACAGCCGTCCCCTCTTCAAAGTGTTTCCCACCGAAGGCCCACAGGTGCTGCAAGGCCCCGGCGAGAACGCGGGCGTGATTGACATTGGCGAGGGCTACGGCGTGGCCTTCAAGATGGAATCACACAACCACCCCTCCGCCGTGGAACCCGTGCAGGGCGCAGCGACGGGCGTAGGCGGCATCCTGCGCGACATCTTTGCGATGGGCGCTCGGCCCTTTGCGGTGCTGGACAGCCTGCGCTTTGGCGACCCCGAAAGCCCCCGCACCCGTTTCCTGTTGAATGGTGTGGTGGACGGCATTTCGCACTATGGCAACGCCATCGGCGTGCCCACAGTAGGCGGCGAAACCATCTTCCACCCCAGCTATCAGGAAAACCCGCTGGTGAACGTGATGGCGCTGGGGCTGCTGCGCCACGAAGACCTCGCCAAAGGCACGATGGGCGAAGTGGGCAACCAGATTATTTACGTCGGTTCCAAGACGGGCCGCGACGGTCTGGGTGGGGCCGTGTTCTCCAGCGCCGACCTGAGCGCCGCCAGTCAAGCAGACCGCCCCGCCGTGCAGGTGGGCGACCCCTTCATGGAGAAACTGCTGCTGGAAGCCACCCTGGAAGCGATTCAGGCGGGCCTCGTGGCGGGCGTGCAGGACATGGGCGCGGCGGGTCTGGTGTCCAGCACCTGTGAAATGGCTTACCGCGCAGGCCTGGGCATCAGCATGAACCTGAATGACGTGCCCACCCGCGAAACGGGCATGGTGCCGATGGAGCTGTGCCTGTCTGAGTCGCAGGAGCGCATGATTCTGGTGCCGGTGCCGGGCAAGGAGCAGGAGCTGTACGACCTGCTCGCCAAGTGGGAACTGGACGTGGTGAATATCGGGCAGGTGGAAGACCACCAGAACTACCGCCTGATTTGGGACGGCGAAGTGGTGTGCGACCTTCCCGTAGACCTGCTGAACGAAGCGCCCAAGTACACCCGCGAAGGTGTAGAAAATCCTGACATTATCGCCAAGCGTGAAATGGACCTCAGCGGCATCCAGATGCCGAACGACCTCGGCGCGGTGCTGACCGACCTGCTCTCGCACCCCACCATTGCCAGCAAGAAGCCGATTTTTGAGCGCTACGACCACCAGGTGATGACGAATACCGTGGTGGTGCCCGGAGCCGCCGACGCTGCGGTGATGCGCGTGCGTGGCACAAGCATCGGCGTAGCCGCCACCAGCGACTGCAACCCCCGTTTTGTGTACCTGAACCCCTACACGGGCGCTGCCGCAGCTGTGGCCGAAGCCGCCCGCAACCTGGCCTGCGTGGGCGCGACTCCGCTGGCGATTACCGACAACCTCAACTTCGGCAACCCGCACGACCTGGGCGTGTACTACCAGCTTCAGCAAGCAGTGCAGGGCATTGCGGATGCCTGCCGCGCCCTGAACACGCCCGTGACTGGCGGCAACGTGAGCCTCTACAACCAGTACGTGGAAGGGGACCAGAAGGTCGCCATTCACCCCACCCCGACCATCGGCATGGTGGGCGTGCTGCCCGACGTGACCAAACATGTGGGCCAGCAGGTGCCCGTCGGCCCGCACAGCCTCTACCTGCTGGGCGAACTGGCCCAGACCATCGGGGCCAGCCAGTACCTGGAAACCGTCCACGGCCTGGAAGCGGGTCAGGTGCCTGCGCTGGACCTGGAGCTGCACCGCAAAGTCATTGACGGCACCCTGGCGCTGATTCGGGAAGGTCTTGCCGCCGCCGCCCACGATGCCAGCGAAGGCGGTCTGAGCGTGGCGCTGGCCGAGATGCTGCTGGGCGGCACCCAGGGCGCCAGCATCACCCTGGACGCCCCCTTGGACACCCGCGCCGACGCGCTGCTGTTCGGGGAAACCCATTCCAGCATCGTGGTGGCCGTGCCGGTGGGTCAGGAAACTGCCGCCGAAGCCCGCCTGGGCGAACTGGACGTGCCCTTCAAGCTGCTGGGCGACGTGAACGAGCAAAGCGGCGAACGCCTCACGGTTGCGCTGCCGCAACATGGACTAAATTTCAGCGTGAGCATTGACGCGATGAAACAGGCCCATAGCGGTGCCTTGCGGGAGATTCTGGCATGA